From the genome of Solidesulfovibrio carbinolicus, one region includes:
- a CDS encoding ABC transporter substrate-binding protein: MTRRRFLTVLASLALAGPAMAEDAGSIRVSGPAVAETLPLLAMDRAGALPGVARHVTFTPWNSPDQLRAMIATAGVDAAIMTTASACTLANKGVPAAVVALFSSPVWLVSPHASLSRLSGLDGQEILLPFGPGEMPDLLLRALAGQAGLRFTPRHAGNALEAVNLLLLGKGSCALLSEPAATLAVSRASAQARPGALVPAKQLDIRDAWREVFPAHPELAQGALAAVGPLVRDAALRGALRTAYGQAAKWVAEHPREAAGMASEGFPALGSQAADGVLPGADIRLVSGPAGSEAARFFLGLLHDMSPASIGGRLPGPDFFEVGA, encoded by the coding sequence GGCCGGGCCGGCCATGGCCGAAGACGCCGGAAGTATCCGGGTTTCCGGACCGGCCGTGGCCGAGACCCTGCCCTTGCTGGCCATGGACCGGGCCGGAGCGTTGCCGGGAGTTGCCCGTCATGTGACTTTCACCCCCTGGAATTCGCCGGATCAGTTGCGGGCCATGATCGCCACGGCCGGGGTGGACGCGGCCATCATGACCACGGCCTCGGCCTGCACCCTGGCCAACAAGGGCGTCCCCGCCGCCGTGGTGGCACTGTTTTCGAGTCCGGTCTGGCTGGTGTCTCCGCACGCCTCCCTGTCGCGCCTCTCCGGCCTCGACGGCCAGGAAATCCTGCTCCCGTTCGGTCCGGGCGAGATGCCGGACCTGCTCCTGCGGGCCCTGGCCGGACAGGCGGGCCTGCGCTTTACGCCCCGACATGCGGGCAATGCCCTGGAGGCCGTCAACCTGCTGCTGCTTGGCAAGGGCAGTTGCGCGTTGCTCAGCGAACCGGCCGCCACCCTGGCCGTGTCGCGGGCGAGCGCCCAGGCCCGGCCGGGAGCGCTCGTTCCCGCCAAACAATTGGATATCCGGGACGCCTGGCGGGAGGTTTTCCCCGCCCACCCCGAACTGGCCCAGGGCGCGCTGGCCGCAGTCGGGCCATTGGTCAGGGATGCAGCTTTACGGGGGGCGCTGCGCACGGCCTATGGCCAAGCGGCCAAATGGGTGGCCGAGCACCCCCGGGAAGCCGCGGGGATGGCCTCCGAGGGCTTCCCCGCCCTGGGTTCCCAGGCTGCGGACGGCGTCCTGCCGGGGGCGGACATCCGGCTCGTCTCCGGCCCGGCGGGCAGCGAAGCGGCCCGGTTTTTCCTCGGCCTGCTCCACGACATGTCGCCGGCAAGCATTGGCGGCAGGCTACCCGGCCCGGACTTTTTCGAGGTCGGCGCATGA
- a CDS encoding ABC transporter permease — protein MRWDGIAGRLCGLAALLGAWEAASRQGHGIAVASPGETLAAMAGLLAQPAFWADDLAVSVRRVGLGFLLGFVVGGGLGLAAGFWPPIRAFLVPSRWMLTSVPGVVAVMLGMLWFGLSSTMVVAIVALMVAPAMHVAVIEGLSTVDGSLLEMARAYRFTPAMRLWHVYAPAMAAPLFSGGVVALGGAMRVAVLAEALGANEGIGHALSVARTNLDTPRLYALALCSMLLVGLAEMTLLGLARRVVGRRRS, from the coding sequence ATGAGATGGGACGGGATTGCCGGACGGCTGTGCGGCCTGGCCGCGCTCCTGGGAGCCTGGGAGGCGGCTTCACGCCAGGGGCACGGCATTGCCGTGGCCTCGCCGGGGGAAACGCTCGCGGCCATGGCCGGACTGCTGGCCCAACCGGCGTTCTGGGCAGACGATCTGGCCGTGAGCGTGCGACGTGTGGGGCTTGGCTTCCTTCTCGGCTTTGTTGTTGGGGGCGGCCTGGGGCTGGCGGCCGGATTTTGGCCCCCGATCCGGGCCTTTCTGGTCCCGTCGCGCTGGATGTTGACCAGCGTTCCCGGGGTCGTTGCGGTGATGCTTGGTATGTTGTGGTTCGGCCTGAGCTCGACCATGGTCGTGGCCATCGTGGCCCTGATGGTCGCGCCCGCCATGCATGTGGCCGTCATCGAAGGACTTTCCACCGTGGACGGGTCGCTTCTGGAAATGGCCCGGGCCTACCGTTTCACCCCGGCCATGCGGCTTTGGCATGTTTACGCCCCAGCCATGGCCGCGCCGCTATTCTCCGGCGGCGTGGTGGCCCTGGGCGGGGCCATGCGGGTGGCGGTCCTGGCCGAAGCTCTGGGGGCGAACGAAGGCATCGGCCATGCCCTGTCCGTGGCCCGAACCAACCTGGATACCCCCCGACTCTACGCTCTGGCGCTTTGCAGCATGCTGCTGGTCGGGCTTGCCGAAATGACCCTGCTGGGCCTGGCTCGGCGCGTCGTCGGCCGGAGGCGGTCATGA